The following is a genomic window from Candidatus Binatia bacterium.
CCCGCGGCCGTCCGGATGACGGTACTGCCTGTGCGAGCCGCGCTGACGGACTTCCTGGAAACCCAGCGCCAGAAGAAGCCCGGCGACTTCCCGTGGCTTGAGGACGGGAATCGTCCCCATGCCTACGCAACGCGAACGGTTTGAACACCGACGAACTCGGATTCAATCCGCGGTTCTCCGTCTTCAAGCAGCATCTCGATGACTTCCTGCAAGTTGGTCTGCAGCTCGTCGAGCGTCGATCCTTGCGTGTGCGCGCCCGGCCACCCGGGAACATAGCCCACGTACAACCCGGTCTCTCCGTCGCGTTCCACGA
Proteins encoded in this region:
- a CDS encoding type II toxin-antitoxin system HicB family antitoxin, with amino-acid sequence MHAFNVVVERDGETGLYVGYVPGWPGAHTQGSTLDELQTNLQEVIEMLLEDGEPRIESEFVGVQTVRVA